In one Anaerolineae bacterium genomic region, the following are encoded:
- a CDS encoding DUF3604 domain-containing protein: protein MASGAQHAGQGRPRSWTQNEWYVQNSLWRTSPAAPGSASIEPSVAEAYSGHHWVVTYAAGDEPLRPGSHLAIEIPAGWTPHLGRPLHGGRQILVPAGVVNPGYSAWARVEGGQGTRFELSVSDCTRFQVLDAVLVEGEVPPGRQVRIYIGTEDGSQLRCPWFAQDSPLAMGIDFNGDGVYLPVSPPPTVTVTGAGAAALRAIAPATVQPGERFPLTVQAIDQYGANLAARYQGQVELETSGPMEEVSDKVDLLPQDGSQKRIPAKAREAGVAIIRAFDRQKALSGRSNPIGVGFCDPGQRILFGDLHGQVYVSIGTGTLDEYYTWAREVERLDFCAPANHYGGRMDFDNLPDWETERHEALHALWADDVAKSNRYYAPGEFVTLVSFECGVGRYGHKNVYYRGDSGIYIRGQDGLTPDELWGRLDEEGYRALTIPHHPKFCGPTDWSFRNDKFQRLVEICSAWGISEASGPHSVRAALAMGHRLGFVGGTDTHFGQPGRPPHFFGEGGGLAGVYVPELTREALWDALHDRRCYATTGARILLRMEVNGAFMGSEIEADEVRVSAHVVGTVPDFEVDVIRNGSVVHSVGATGYEHWLEWNDREPKGGQETNAEPVSYYYVRVRQPDRHQAWSSPVWVS, encoded by the coding sequence ATGGCATCCGGAGCTCAGCACGCTGGGCAGGGCCGACCTCGGTCCTGGACCCAGAACGAGTGGTACGTGCAGAATAGCCTCTGGCGCACCTCGCCGGCGGCGCCGGGCTCGGCTTCTATCGAACCCTCGGTGGCCGAGGCCTACAGCGGCCATCACTGGGTGGTCACGTACGCGGCGGGCGACGAGCCCTTGCGCCCCGGCAGCCACCTGGCCATCGAGATTCCGGCGGGGTGGACGCCTCACCTGGGCCGGCCCCTGCATGGCGGCCGCCAGATTCTGGTTCCCGCAGGGGTGGTCAATCCGGGCTACTCTGCCTGGGCTCGGGTGGAGGGGGGCCAGGGGACGCGGTTTGAGCTATCGGTGTCGGACTGCACCCGGTTCCAGGTGCTGGACGCGGTGCTGGTGGAGGGTGAGGTCCCCCCAGGTCGACAGGTGCGCATCTACATCGGCACCGAGGACGGCTCTCAACTGCGGTGCCCCTGGTTCGCTCAGGACTCGCCCCTGGCTATGGGGATAGACTTCAACGGTGACGGCGTCTACCTGCCGGTGTCACCCCCTCCGACGGTAACCGTCACCGGGGCGGGGGCGGCGGCCCTGCGAGCCATCGCCCCCGCTACCGTTCAGCCAGGGGAGCGGTTCCCGCTGACGGTCCAGGCTATAGACCAGTACGGAGCGAACCTGGCGGCGAGGTACCAGGGCCAGGTGGAACTGGAGACCTCCGGGCCGATGGAGGAGGTGTCGGACAAGGTTGATCTTCTCCCGCAGGATGGCTCGCAGAAGCGCATTCCCGCCAAGGCCCGGGAGGCCGGCGTGGCGATCATTCGCGCCTTCGATCGGCAGAAGGCGCTGTCGGGCCGCAGCAACCCGATCGGGGTAGGCTTCTGCGACCCAGGGCAGCGCATCCTTTTCGGCGACCTCCACGGTCAAGTCTACGTCAGCATCGGCACCGGCACTCTGGACGAATACTACACCTGGGCGCGGGAAGTGGAGCGGCTGGACTTCTGCGCCCCGGCCAACCACTACGGTGGGCGGATGGACTTCGACAATCTCCCCGACTGGGAGACCGAGCGGCATGAGGCACTGCACGCCCTGTGGGCGGATGACGTGGCCAAGAGCAACCGCTACTACGCCCCGGGCGAGTTCGTCACCCTGGTGTCCTTCGAGTGCGGGGTAGGCCGCTATGGGCACAAGAACGTCTACTACCGGGGGGACAGTGGCATCTACATCAGGGGACAGGACGGGCTGACGCCGGACGAGCTGTGGGGGCGCCTGGATGAGGAAGGCTACCGTGCTCTCACCATCCCCCACCACCCCAAGTTCTGCGGACCCACCGACTGGAGCTTCCGCAACGACAAATTCCAGCGCCTGGTGGAGATCTGTTCTGCCTGGGGCATCTCGGAGGCGTCGGGGCCGCACAGTGTGCGGGCAGCTCTGGCGATGGGGCACCGGCTGGGGTTCGTGGGAGGCACCGACACCCACTTCGGGCAGCCTGGCCGGCCGCCCCATTTCTTCGGCGAGGGAGGTGGGCTGGCGGGGGTGTACGTCCCCGAGCTCACCCGTGAGGCCCTGTGGGACGCTCTCCACGATCGGCGCTGCTACGCCACCACGGGAGCGCGCATCCTGCTTCGCATGGAAGTCAACGGAGCGTTCATGGGGAGCGAGATCGAGGCCGACGAGGTCCGGGTCTCGGCTCACGTGGTGGGGACAGTGCCCGACTTCGAGGTGGACGTGATCCGGAACGGCTCGGTGGTCCACTCGGTGGGAGCCACTGGGTACGAGCACTGGCTGGAGTGGAACGATCGCGAGCCCAAGGGAGGGCAGGAGACCAACGCTGAGCCGGTGAGCTACTACTACGTGCGCGTGCGCCAGCCGGACCGGCACCAGGCCTGGTCTAGCCCGGTGTGGGTGTCATGA
- a CDS encoding fused MFS/spermidine synthase gives MSALGPVRGAQVGRAVRLSCRMSAMSAESTSIQAPTTPAPGEAAPTRARAEARPWIWRPNLLVFLSNACVMILELVAGRIIAPYVGVSLYTWTSVIGVILAGISLGNYLGGRLADRWASLRLLGGVYLLGGLSSFIILTVDLMADWVPYQWSIVWRILALTAALFVLPSAVLGCISPIVAKLAVQDLARTGRTVGMIYASGAAGSIVGTFATGFFLISWFGTYAIVLGVAVVLLGLGFALLLTGKPRALGASFMGSLALAGVIWWPTHSLSPCTLETDYFCIKVREENRHGDIVRLLILDRLVHSYSSLSDPTRLVYGYEQVYAEATQYQAQRNATLSALFIGGGGYTFPRYMENVYPGSRLDVIEIDPAVTRVAYEYMGLPADSTVTSFNQDARLFLEREPDHHYNLIMGDAFNDYSVPYHLTTHEFNQRVRAWLADHGLYLVNIIDGAGGDFLRAYTHTLRQSFEHVYVIPTTENWRWSVRTTYVLVAGRHPLDLEAFKDIDGGDGSALLAHRVLSQEELDEVLAGGRTITLTDRYAPVDQLLAAVVRDELPEGVQPPTPTPEFWDQLP, from the coding sequence ATGTCAGCACTGGGACCGGTGCGCGGCGCCCAGGTCGGACGAGCCGTCCGTCTATCGTGTCGGATGAGTGCCATGAGTGCCGAGAGCACCTCGATCCAGGCCCCGACCACTCCTGCCCCTGGGGAAGCCGCCCCTACTCGCGCCCGCGCCGAGGCCAGACCTTGGATCTGGCGGCCCAACCTGCTCGTCTTCCTCTCCAATGCCTGCGTGATGATCCTGGAGCTGGTGGCAGGCCGCATCATCGCACCCTACGTGGGCGTCTCTCTGTACACCTGGACCAGCGTCATCGGGGTGATCTTGGCCGGCATCAGTCTGGGCAACTACCTGGGCGGCCGCCTGGCGGACCGCTGGGCCTCCCTCCGCCTGCTGGGCGGGGTCTACCTCCTGGGTGGGCTCTCGTCCTTCATCATCCTCACCGTGGATCTGATGGCGGACTGGGTGCCCTATCAGTGGTCCATCGTCTGGCGCATCTTGGCCCTGACCGCTGCTCTCTTCGTGCTTCCCAGCGCCGTGCTCGGCTGCATCTCGCCCATAGTGGCCAAGCTGGCGGTGCAGGACCTGGCCCGTACCGGCCGTACGGTGGGCATGATCTATGCCTCCGGGGCGGCGGGCAGCATCGTGGGTACTTTCGCCACCGGCTTCTTTCTCATCTCCTGGTTCGGCACCTATGCCATCGTCCTGGGTGTAGCAGTGGTGCTTCTGGGCCTGGGCTTCGCCCTGCTCCTGACGGGAAAACCCCGGGCGCTGGGCGCCTCATTCATGGGATCGCTAGCCCTGGCCGGGGTGATCTGGTGGCCCACCCACTCGCTCTCCCCTTGCACCCTGGAGACCGACTACTTCTGCATCAAAGTGCGGGAGGAGAATCGCCACGGCGATATCGTCCGGCTTCTCATCCTCGACCGACTGGTCCACAGCTACTCCTCCCTCTCCGATCCCACCAGGCTGGTGTACGGCTACGAGCAGGTATACGCCGAGGCCACTCAGTACCAGGCCCAGAGGAACGCCACGCTCAGCGCCCTCTTCATCGGAGGCGGCGGCTACACCTTTCCCCGCTACATGGAGAACGTGTACCCCGGCAGCCGGCTGGACGTCATCGAGATAGACCCGGCCGTCACCCGAGTCGCCTACGAGTACATGGGCCTGCCCGCCGATTCCACCGTCACCAGCTTCAACCAGGACGCCCGCCTGTTCCTGGAGCGTGAGCCCGACCACCACTACAACCTGATCATGGGCGACGCCTTCAACGACTACTCGGTGCCCTACCACCTCACCACGCACGAGTTCAACCAGAGGGTGCGCGCCTGGCTGGCTGACCACGGGCTGTACCTGGTGAACATCATTGACGGAGCCGGCGGCGATTTCCTTCGCGCCTACACCCACACCCTGAGGCAGAGCTTCGAGCACGTCTACGTCATCCCCACCACCGAGAACTGGCGCTGGTCGGTGCGCACCACCTACGTGCTGGTGGCGGGGCGCCACCCCCTGGATCTCGAAGCCTTCAAGGACATAGACGGCGGCGATGGCAGCGCCCTCCTGGCCCACCGTGTCCTTAGCCAGGAAGAGCTGGATGAGGTGCTGGCCGGCGGGCGCACCATCACCCTCACGGACCGGTACGCGCCGGTGGACCAGCTTCTCGCCGCCGTGGTGAGGGATGAGTTGCCCGAAGGAGTGCAGCCACCCACCCCTACACCCGAGTTCTGGGACCAATTGCCCTGA
- a CDS encoding DNA ligase, translating into MSQADALKTYREKRDFSRTPEPAGEARPAGEKPIFVVQKHAASTLHYDFRLEVAGVLKSWAVPKGPSPNPKDKRLAVPTEDHPMEYADFEGNIPQGEYGGGTVIVWDMGTYRNLARDDDRPVPMEEALERGRVSVWLEGHKLRGGYALIRTGKGEDARWLLIKMDDDEADPGRDLVRDRPESVLSGRTVEEVAAQAEDESEPE; encoded by the coding sequence ATGAGCCAGGCCGATGCACTCAAGACCTATCGTGAGAAGCGCGACTTCTCCCGCACTCCTGAGCCAGCCGGAGAGGCACGTCCGGCCGGCGAGAAGCCCATCTTCGTGGTGCAGAAGCATGCCGCCTCCACCCTGCACTACGACTTCCGTCTCGAGGTGGCCGGAGTGCTCAAGTCCTGGGCGGTGCCCAAGGGTCCTTCGCCCAACCCCAAGGACAAGCGCCTGGCCGTCCCCACCGAGGACCACCCTATGGAGTATGCCGATTTCGAGGGCAACATTCCTCAGGGCGAATACGGGGGTGGCACCGTTATCGTGTGGGATATGGGCACCTATCGCAACCTGGCCCGCGACGACGACCGCCCGGTCCCGATGGAAGAGGCACTGGAGCGGGGTCGCGTCAGCGTCTGGCTGGAGGGGCATAAGCTCCGGGGAGGCTATGCCCTCATCCGCACCGGCAAGGGTGAGGACGCCCGCTGGCTCCTCATCAAGATGGATGACGACGAGGCCGATCCGGGGCGTGACCTGGTTCGGGACCGGCCGGAATCCGTCCTCAGCGGCCGCACCGTCGAGGAGGTCGCCGCCCAGGCTGAGGACGAGTCCGAGCCAGAATAG
- a CDS encoding DUF1328 domain-containing protein, which translates to MLRWALIFLVIALILALLGFTTIAGAAIEIAKILFYLFLAIFVITLILGLFRR; encoded by the coding sequence ATGTTACGGTGGGCTCTGATCTTCCTCGTCATCGCGCTGATTCTCGCCCTACTCGGTTTTACCACCATTGCCGGGGCCGCCATCGAGATCGCGAAGATACTCTTCTACCTCTTCTTGGCCATCTTCGTGATCACTCTCATCTTGGGGCTGTTCCGCCGCTAG
- a CDS encoding Gfo/Idh/MocA family oxidoreductase translates to MDTVKVGFIGLGGMGQHHLQSLRSIPEARVVAVCDINPELATSVGTEYRARSYTDHHELLDKEELDALYVVIPPFAHTDAELIAARKGIHLFVEKPVALSLDKAREIWQACRSAGIITSVGYTLRYFGYATRLRRFLADRTVAMIVINRWGGMADLPWWRQMNRSGGQLVEQTTHQVDMVRYVTGKEITSVYADYALRVMGDWEYVDIPDVYSVAMRLEDGTPVSLTTSCQMHKGGGDSSMHFLLDGSRIELRGARLRTLPEENPDLDGEHGQEVNVDRAFVDAILQKDPSLVRSPYDDAMKTLAVTLAANESARKGIPVRPSLS, encoded by the coding sequence ATGGACACCGTGAAAGTGGGCTTCATCGGCCTTGGCGGCATGGGCCAGCATCACCTGCAATCCCTACGCAGCATCCCCGAGGCGCGGGTGGTAGCCGTCTGCGACATCAACCCCGAACTGGCCACCTCAGTAGGGACCGAGTACCGAGCCCGCTCCTACACCGACCATCACGAACTGCTCGACAAGGAAGAGCTGGATGCCCTTTACGTGGTGATCCCGCCCTTCGCCCACACCGACGCTGAGCTGATCGCCGCCCGCAAAGGCATACACCTATTCGTGGAGAAGCCCGTCGCCTTGAGTCTGGACAAGGCGAGGGAGATATGGCAAGCCTGCCGCAGCGCCGGCATCATCACCAGCGTCGGCTACACCCTGCGGTACTTCGGCTACGCCACTCGGTTGCGCCGCTTCCTGGCCGATCGGACTGTGGCCATGATAGTCATCAACCGCTGGGGCGGGATGGCCGACCTGCCCTGGTGGCGCCAGATGAACCGCTCCGGCGGGCAGCTGGTGGAGCAGACCACCCATCAGGTGGACATGGTCCGCTACGTCACCGGCAAAGAGATCACCTCGGTGTACGCCGATTACGCCCTCCGCGTCATGGGAGACTGGGAGTACGTGGACATACCGGACGTCTATTCCGTGGCCATGAGGCTGGAGGACGGTACCCCAGTGAGCCTGACCACTTCCTGCCAGATGCACAAGGGCGGCGGCGACTCCAGCATGCACTTCCTGCTCGACGGCAGCCGGATCGAGCTCAGGGGAGCCAGGCTACGCACCCTGCCCGAAGAGAACCCCGACTTGGACGGCGAGCACGGACAGGAGGTCAACGTAGATCGCGCCTTCGTGGACGCCATCTTGCAGAAGGACCCGTCCCTCGTGCGCAGCCCTTACGACGACGCCATGAAGACCCTGGCCGTCACCCTGGCGGCCAACGAGTCGGCCCGTAAGGGCATACCAGTAAGGCCGAGCCTGAGCTAG
- a CDS encoding class I SAM-dependent methyltransferase, with protein MDTAGFCDEYASTAEIYDLFPPYRDRADVGFFVEEALKADGPVLEIGCGTGRVLIPTARVGKEITGLDRSAAMLSICRRKLAQEPEEVRGRVTLVEEDMRHFDLGRRYGLATIPFRPFQHLITIEDQISCLLTIRRHLLPDGKLVLDLFNPSIPLLATPVSPGEQAAEDWFDLPDGRKARRFDRVVSRDHFRQVQDIELLYHVRHLDGREERLVCGFPMRYLFRFEAEHLLARCGFQVEALYSDYDRSPYGATYPGELIFVAVKAAED; from the coding sequence GTGGACACGGCCGGCTTCTGTGACGAGTATGCCAGTACGGCTGAGATCTACGACCTGTTCCCGCCTTACCGGGATCGGGCCGACGTAGGCTTCTTCGTCGAGGAGGCTCTTAAGGCCGACGGCCCGGTGCTCGAGATCGGGTGCGGTACCGGTCGCGTGCTCATCCCCACTGCCAGGGTGGGCAAGGAGATCACGGGGCTTGACCGGTCGGCCGCCATGCTCTCCATCTGCCGCCGTAAGCTGGCCCAGGAGCCCGAGGAGGTCCGAGGCCGGGTCACCCTGGTGGAGGAGGACATGCGGCACTTCGACCTGGGCCGTCGGTACGGCCTGGCCACCATCCCTTTCCGCCCGTTTCAGCACCTGATCACCATCGAGGACCAGATCTCGTGTCTCCTCACCATACGGCGCCATCTCCTCCCCGACGGCAAGCTGGTGCTCGACCTGTTCAACCCCTCCATCCCTCTCTTGGCGACCCCTGTGAGCCCGGGCGAGCAGGCGGCAGAAGACTGGTTTGACCTCCCGGACGGCAGAAAGGCCCGCCGCTTCGACCGTGTCGTCTCCCGGGACCACTTCCGCCAGGTCCAGGATATCGAACTACTCTACCACGTCCGCCACCTGGACGGCCGGGAGGAGCGGCTCGTATGCGGCTTCCCCATGCGCTACCTTTTCCGCTTTGAGGCCGAGCACCTCCTTGCCCGCTGCGGCTTCCAGGTGGAGGCGCTCTACTCCGACTACGACCGCAGCCCTTACGGGGCCACCTACCCGGGCGAGCTTATCTTCGTGGCCGTCAAAGCTGCCGAGGACTAG
- a CDS encoding putative sulfate exporter family transporter yields MASSVAGKTPSQLERMTLGVPLRQVPSLVPGLIASGLVAWVGLTLADWIGVRLLGFRQNPISPIMVAIVVGLAVSNLTRTPRVLQPGVRFSVRKLLRLGIILLGIRLSLLDVARVGAYGVPVVALCIAAGLVFTGLLVRRLRLPERLGTLIAVGTGICGLSAIVATAPCIEAEDEEVAYAAANITIFGALATFLYPYLAQALFGLDAARVGLFLGTSVHDTSQVVASSLIFDQVFLPDGPASAADVAVVIKMVRNVFMAAVVPLMAYRYARGRARRAGGRVEVLGLLPLFVVGFLAVAALRSIGDAGLARGGLALGLWNREGWGNLIGSVKGVAENLLLAALAAVGLSTDFGFLRRLGPRPFLVGFAAALMVGVVSAALAVAFGPLIRL; encoded by the coding sequence ATGGCTTCATCTGTTGCCGGCAAGACGCCCTCCCAGCTGGAGCGCATGACCCTGGGCGTGCCCCTGCGTCAGGTCCCGTCCCTGGTGCCCGGGCTGATCGCCTCGGGCCTGGTGGCCTGGGTGGGCCTGACTCTGGCAGATTGGATCGGCGTCCGCCTGTTGGGCTTCCGGCAGAACCCCATCTCCCCCATCATGGTGGCCATCGTAGTGGGCCTGGCCGTCTCTAACCTGACGCGCACACCCAGAGTGCTGCAGCCGGGGGTCCGCTTCAGCGTCCGCAAGCTCCTTCGCCTGGGCATCATCCTCCTGGGCATCCGCCTGAGCCTGCTGGACGTAGCCCGCGTGGGGGCCTATGGCGTGCCGGTGGTGGCGCTGTGCATCGCGGCCGGCCTGGTCTTTACCGGGCTCCTGGTCCGGCGGCTGCGGCTGCCCGAGCGGCTGGGCACCCTGATCGCCGTGGGCACCGGCATCTGCGGCCTCTCGGCCATCGTGGCTACCGCACCCTGCATCGAGGCTGAGGACGAGGAAGTGGCCTACGCCGCCGCCAACATCACCATCTTCGGTGCCCTGGCCACGTTCCTCTACCCCTACCTGGCCCAGGCCCTGTTCGGGCTGGACGCGGCCCGGGTGGGCCTGTTCCTGGGCACGTCGGTGCACGACACCTCCCAGGTGGTGGCCTCCAGCCTCATCTTCGATCAGGTCTTCCTGCCGGACGGTCCGGCCTCAGCAGCCGACGTGGCGGTGGTGATCAAGATGGTGCGCAACGTGTTCATGGCTGCCGTCGTTCCCCTGATGGCCTACCGTTACGCCCGTGGCCGGGCCCGCCGAGCCGGCGGGCGGGTGGAAGTGCTCGGGCTGCTGCCTCTGTTCGTGGTGGGGTTCCTGGCCGTGGCAGCGCTGAGGAGCATCGGCGACGCCGGGCTGGCCCGGGGGGGCCTGGCCCTCGGCCTCTGGAACCGCGAAGGCTGGGGCAACCTGATCGGGAGCGTCAAGGGAGTGGCGGAGAACCTGCTCCTGGCGGCACTGGCCGCCGTGGGGCTGAGCACCGACTTCGGCTTCCTCCGCCGGCTGGGACCGCGCCCCTTCCTGGTTGGCTTCGCCGCCGCCCTTATGGTAGGCGTGGTGAGCGCCGCCCTGGCCGTGGCCTTCGGACCGCTCATCCGTCTGTGA
- a CDS encoding aminotransferase class V-fold PLP-dependent enzyme — MPVIYLDNAATSWPKPPEVTRAMCDFLERTGGNPGRSGHSLSIAAGRVLYGVREQVAELFGVSDPLRVIFTLNATHALNLALKGLLHPGDGVVTTGMEHNAVMRPLRRLEGEGVHLTVVPCRRDGTLDPAAVEEALRPDTKLIAMNHASNVVGTLLPVGEVAAIAHCHGLPLLVDAAQTGGALPLDMGALGIDLLAFTGHKSLLGPPGTGGLVLGPHVDPDALAPLYEGGTGSRSESQRQPPDLPDRYESGTPNGVGIAGLGAGIAWVQQRGVEAIRQHEQTLTKGLIEGLSAIPGVTVYGTLDPARSVAVVSFTAEGQQVSEIGLRLDEEHGVLCRVGLHCAPAAHRTIGTFPSGTVRLAPGPFTFPEDVERAVEAVAQVVRS, encoded by the coding sequence GTGCCGGTGATCTACCTGGACAACGCTGCCACCTCCTGGCCCAAGCCGCCCGAGGTGACTCGGGCCATGTGCGATTTCCTGGAGCGCACCGGGGGGAACCCGGGCCGCTCCGGCCACAGCCTGTCCATTGCGGCGGGCCGGGTGCTCTACGGGGTGCGCGAGCAGGTGGCGGAGCTCTTCGGCGTCTCCGACCCCCTACGAGTCATTTTCACCCTCAACGCCACCCACGCCCTCAACCTGGCCCTCAAGGGGCTACTCCACCCGGGCGATGGCGTGGTCACCACCGGCATGGAGCACAACGCCGTTATGCGCCCCCTGCGGCGGCTGGAGGGCGAGGGGGTGCACCTCACCGTGGTACCCTGCCGCCGGGACGGCACCCTGGACCCGGCGGCGGTCGAGGAGGCTCTCCGCCCGGACACGAAGCTGATCGCCATGAACCATGCCAGCAACGTAGTGGGCACGCTGCTGCCGGTGGGCGAGGTGGCCGCCATCGCCCACTGCCACGGTCTGCCGCTGCTGGTGGACGCGGCTCAGACCGGCGGGGCTCTGCCCCTGGACATGGGGGCTCTGGGCATAGACCTGCTGGCCTTCACCGGCCACAAGAGCCTCCTGGGGCCCCCGGGCACCGGAGGCCTGGTCCTGGGCCCCCACGTGGACCCGGATGCCCTCGCCCCCCTGTACGAGGGGGGCACCGGAAGCCGCTCCGAGTCTCAGCGTCAGCCGCCGGACCTGCCGGACCGGTACGAGAGCGGCACCCCCAACGGCGTGGGCATCGCCGGCCTGGGAGCGGGCATAGCCTGGGTGCAACAGAGGGGAGTGGAGGCCATCCGGCAGCACGAGCAGACGCTGACCAAGGGGCTGATCGAGGGCCTGAGTGCCATCCCCGGGGTGACGGTGTACGGCACCCTGGACCCGGCCCGCTCCGTGGCGGTGGTCTCCTTCACCGCCGAGGGACAGCAGGTGTCCGAGATCGGGCTGAGGCTGGACGAGGAGCACGGGGTCCTGTGCCGGGTGGGCCTGCACTGCGCCCCGGCCGCCCACCGGACCATCGGCACCTTCCCTTCGGGCACGGTGCGGCTGGCGCCGGGGCCCTTCACCTTCCCGGAGGACGTGGAGAGGGCGGTGGAGGCGGTGGCGCAGGTGGTGCGGTCTTGA
- a CDS encoding DUF3343 domain-containing protein encodes MTGLGVVLFHTTSSALRAEKVLLGAGLRVKLIPTPRQFSSDCGLALRFDWEQVEAVRGRLEEAGAEYAEVRALE; translated from the coding sequence TTGACCGGCCTGGGCGTGGTCCTGTTTCACACTACGTCTTCGGCCCTGCGGGCGGAGAAGGTCCTCCTGGGGGCCGGCCTGCGGGTGAAGCTCATCCCCACTCCGCGGCAGTTCTCCAGCGATTGCGGCCTGGCCCTGCGCTTCGACTGGGAACAGGTGGAGGCGGTGAGGGGGCGCCTGGAGGAGGCGGGGGCGGAGTACGCCGAGGTTCGGGCGCTGGAGTAG
- the tnpA gene encoding IS200/IS605 family transposase has product MPTPYSEVYLHLVWATWDRLPMITTPVEDRLYGALVAKCAELGCLCLAVGGTEDHVHLLVRLAPQVAVSTLVGQLKGASSHLVNHEILGGGFRWQGSYGVFSVSKGSVAAVSEYVLGQKAHHRDGATLPAVERCQAE; this is encoded by the coding sequence ATGCCAACTCCGTACTCCGAGGTATACCTTCACCTAGTGTGGGCAACGTGGGATCGCTTACCGATGATCACGACGCCGGTCGAGGACCGTCTGTATGGGGCGTTGGTGGCCAAGTGCGCCGAGCTCGGCTGTCTCTGCCTGGCTGTAGGGGGAACCGAGGACCACGTCCACCTGCTGGTGCGGCTGGCCCCTCAGGTAGCGGTGTCCACCCTGGTAGGACAGCTCAAGGGGGCTTCGTCTCACCTGGTGAACCACGAGATCCTGGGCGGCGGCTTCCGATGGCAGGGCAGCTACGGGGTATTCTCGGTGTCGAAGGGGTCGGTTGCAGCGGTAAGCGAGTACGTCCTGGGACAGAAGGCGCATCACCGCGACGGCGCTACGCTGCCAGCGGTGGAGCGGTGTCAGGCCGAGTGA